Proteins encoded in a region of the Scrofimicrobium sp. R131 genome:
- a CDS encoding DUF885 domain-containing protein, protein MSKNTDTTQLPQPRPASALDERCDQYIHQYAKLNPLAALDWGIGQSEGKLPDYSPAGLAAEQALGAELLAYVREPRNREQFDSIDRITAAALEDRLGLDQELYEAGEFERTLNNIASPLQEVRDGFDLLPKDTLADWSVITDQSARVGAALSGFRESLGVAAARGEVAARRQVLIAIEQARAAADLADPSSVFSQLRAEGIAAGAPTTDLENATAEAASAYGQLADWLERELLPLAPAADGVGRERYERFSRLFVGATIDLDETYEWGLDQLAQIDAEQRRIAREIFGTDLPAKEALNRLNADPKLTLHGREALREWMQATADQAIKDLNGTEFDIPEPLQRIECMLAPSGNGGIYYTGPSTDFSRPGRMWWSVPAGEDEFHVWQERTTVFHEGVPGHHLQIGLAMTGPSQPNLWRRLACWNSGHGEGWALYAENLMVELGYQTELPDLMGVLDAQRLRATRVVLDIGVHLGKERPDGNGNWDSAFAEEFLASNVAMTDGFRQFELDRYLGWPGQAPSYKVGQRLWEQLRVDYLSQHGTGLTAEAGRRQFHTAALGLGSLPMDTLRDALLGPAN, encoded by the coding sequence ATGAGCAAGAACACAGACACCACTCAACTGCCCCAGCCCCGTCCAGCATCAGCCCTGGACGAGCGCTGTGACCAGTATATTCACCAGTACGCGAAACTGAACCCGCTCGCCGCCCTGGATTGGGGAATCGGGCAGTCGGAAGGCAAACTTCCGGACTACTCCCCCGCCGGGCTGGCCGCTGAGCAGGCGCTTGGCGCCGAGTTGCTCGCCTATGTGCGGGAGCCAAGGAATCGCGAACAGTTCGACTCCATCGACCGGATCACCGCCGCCGCGCTGGAGGACCGGCTCGGCCTCGATCAGGAACTGTACGAGGCTGGCGAGTTCGAGCGGACCCTCAACAACATTGCCTCGCCGCTCCAGGAGGTGCGGGACGGGTTTGATCTGCTCCCCAAGGACACTCTCGCCGACTGGTCGGTCATTACCGACCAGTCGGCGAGAGTGGGTGCGGCCCTGTCCGGATTCCGCGAATCCCTCGGCGTCGCCGCTGCTCGCGGAGAGGTAGCTGCCCGCCGGCAAGTACTCATCGCCATTGAACAGGCGCGGGCCGCGGCCGACCTAGCCGACCCAAGCTCCGTCTTCTCACAACTCCGAGCTGAAGGGATCGCCGCCGGAGCCCCCACCACCGATCTCGAGAACGCCACCGCCGAGGCCGCCAGCGCCTACGGCCAACTGGCTGACTGGCTCGAACGGGAGCTTCTTCCCCTGGCACCCGCCGCTGACGGCGTGGGCCGAGAACGCTATGAGCGTTTCTCCCGCCTGTTTGTAGGAGCCACAATCGATCTGGATGAGACCTACGAGTGGGGGTTGGACCAACTCGCCCAGATTGACGCCGAACAGCGGCGAATCGCTCGGGAGATCTTCGGAACCGACCTGCCGGCGAAAGAGGCGCTCAACCGGCTCAATGCGGACCCGAAACTGACGCTGCACGGGCGCGAGGCCCTCCGCGAATGGATGCAGGCCACCGCTGATCAGGCCATCAAGGACCTCAACGGCACAGAGTTCGACATTCCTGAGCCGCTCCAGCGGATCGAATGCATGTTGGCTCCCTCCGGCAACGGAGGCATTTACTACACCGGCCCCAGCACCGACTTTTCCCGGCCCGGCCGGATGTGGTGGTCCGTGCCCGCGGGAGAGGACGAGTTCCACGTGTGGCAGGAGCGGACCACGGTCTTCCACGAGGGCGTCCCCGGTCACCACCTGCAGATCGGCCTGGCCATGACCGGCCCATCGCAGCCGAACCTTTGGCGGCGGCTGGCGTGCTGGAACTCTGGCCACGGCGAAGGATGGGCCCTCTACGCGGAGAACCTGATGGTCGAGCTGGGATACCAGACTGAGCTTCCGGACCTGATGGGGGTGCTGGACGCCCAACGGCTCCGCGCAACTCGGGTTGTGCTGGATATTGGTGTGCACCTCGGGAAGGAGCGCCCCGACGGGAACGGAAACTGGGACAGCGCCTTCGCGGAGGAGTTCCTGGCCAGCAACGTGGCGATGACCGACGGGTTCCGGCAGTTCGAGCTGGACCGGTACCTGGGTTGGCCCGGCCAGGCGCCGTCGTACAAGGTGGGACAGCGCCTGTGGGAGCAGCTTCGGGTCGACTACCTGAGCCAGCACGGCACAGGACTCACTGCGGAAGCAGGCCGGCGCCAGTTCCACACAGCGGCACTCGGGCTCGGAAGCCTCCCGATGGACACCCTACGGGATGCACTTCTGGGGCCTGCGAACTGA